Genomic window (Methanobacterium formicicum):
GATCTGTCTTCCGGCAGAAAAGGCGCGTTCCACCATTTCACCCACACCGTAATAGGCTGGATAATCTGGTGTGTAGATAAGTGGCTTTATTCTTTCTATTAAGGAGTTATCACCCTCAGTTAAGGATTCATCCACCTTCACATCCTTTATCTCCCCTATGAACTGGGTGTGTAATCCTATTTTAACGTGCTGGAGCAGTTCACACTCCACCACAAAGGGGAACTCCCCCACGTAGGGGGCATTCACCACTTCACTTTTAACCGGGGTGAGTCCCGTGGCCCGGAATTTATCCACATCCATTCCAGAGGCTATTCCAAAGTAGTCCGCTTCTTGCACATGATCTTCAGAGGGTATGCTAATGGTGAAGGCTTTACTTTCCAGAATGCTGTGATAGGTGTAG
Coding sequences:
- a CDS encoding flavin reductase family protein — protein: MKKSLGAKTITYPTPVFVVGTYDAEGKPNVMTAAWGGISCSDPPCISISLREATYTYHSILESKAFTISIPSEDHVQEADYFGIASGMDVDKFRATGLTPVKSEVVNAPYVGEFPFVVECELLQHVKIGLHTQFIGEIKDVKVDESLTEGDNSLIERIKPLIYTPDYPAYYGVGEMVERAFSAGRQIKPG